The following proteins are encoded in a genomic region of Thiomonas sp. X19:
- a CDS encoding SDR family oxidoreductase, with amino-acid sequence MDKWALVTGASGGIGLEIARELAATGYALVLSARSDDKLQTLAEELRAQHGTRCLCMALDLGAADGPETLTRRVAEAGVEPTVLVNNAGFGVYGRFAEADVAQTQGMIDLNISALTRLTALLLPAMLRQGRGRILNVASTAAFQPGPGMAVYFASKAYVLSLSEALDAELRWRGISVTALCPGATETGFGARAQGEQRSALFHGRMATARDVARYGVLAMERGQRVAVYGLLNRMLAASVRFTPRPVVTALAGWMMREV; translated from the coding sequence ATGGACAAGTGGGCATTGGTCACGGGCGCTTCGGGCGGCATCGGCCTGGAGATCGCACGCGAGTTGGCCGCGACGGGTTATGCGCTCGTGCTGAGCGCGCGCAGCGATGACAAGCTGCAGACCTTGGCCGAGGAGTTGCGAGCGCAGCATGGCACACGCTGCCTGTGCATGGCGCTGGACCTTGGGGCAGCAGACGGGCCGGAGACGCTGACGCGGCGCGTCGCCGAGGCGGGCGTGGAGCCCACGGTGCTGGTGAACAACGCCGGCTTCGGGGTCTACGGCCGTTTCGCCGAGGCGGACGTCGCGCAGACCCAGGGCATGATCGACCTCAACATCAGCGCGCTCACGCGGCTGACGGCGCTGCTGCTGCCTGCGATGCTGCGGCAAGGCCGTGGCCGCATCCTCAACGTGGCGAGTACTGCGGCCTTCCAACCCGGCCCGGGCATGGCGGTGTATTTCGCCAGCAAGGCCTATGTGCTGTCGCTCAGCGAGGCGCTGGACGCGGAGTTGCGCTGGCGCGGCATCAGCGTCACCGCGCTGTGCCCGGGGGCGACCGAAACCGGTTTCGGCGCGCGCGCCCAGGGCGAGCAGCGTTCAGCTCTGTTTCACGGGCGCATGGCGACGGCGCGCGATGTGGCACGTTACGGCGTGTTGGCGATGGAGCGCGGCCAGCGTGTGGCGGTGTATGGCCTGCTCAACCGCATGCTGGCGGCCAGCGTGCGCTTCACCCCGCGCCCGGTGGTGACGGCGCTGGCGGGTTGGATGATGCGCGAGGTTTGA
- a CDS encoding molybdopterin-synthase adenylyltransferase MoeB, translating into MNDAELLRYSRHILLDDIGVEGQERIAASHALVLGAGGLGSPVALYLASAGVGRITLVDDDVVDLTNLQRQIAHTEARVGQLKVESAREAMLQINPRAQVDMVPHRADAALLGALVAQATVAIDCSDNFATRHALNAACVRHDMPLVSGAAIRFDGQVSVFDPRARADGERAPCYACLFPPDVPVEEVRCAVMGVFAPLVGIVGSLQAAEALKLMAGAGRSLAGRLLLIDALDMDIHTIRIARNPQCPVCGDAARAQGSAASSLTTAGGCGASPQRS; encoded by the coding sequence ATGAACGATGCCGAATTGCTGCGCTACTCCCGCCACATCCTGCTCGACGACATCGGCGTCGAAGGTCAGGAGCGCATCGCGGCGAGCCATGCTCTGGTGCTGGGCGCGGGCGGGCTGGGTTCGCCGGTGGCGCTCTATCTGGCCAGCGCCGGGGTGGGCCGCATCACTTTGGTGGACGACGATGTCGTCGACCTCACCAATCTGCAACGCCAGATTGCGCACACCGAGGCGCGCGTGGGTCAGTTGAAGGTCGAGTCGGCGCGTGAGGCCATGCTCCAGATCAACCCTCGGGCACAGGTGGACATGGTGCCGCACCGTGCCGACGCCGCGCTGCTGGGCGCGCTGGTCGCGCAGGCCACGGTGGCCATCGACTGCAGCGACAACTTCGCCACCCGCCATGCGCTCAACGCGGCCTGCGTGCGTCACGACATGCCGCTGGTGAGCGGTGCGGCCATCCGTTTCGACGGCCAGGTGAGCGTGTTCGACCCGCGTGCGCGCGCTGACGGTGAGCGCGCGCCCTGCTACGCCTGTCTGTTCCCGCCGGATGTGCCGGTGGAGGAAGTGCGCTGCGCCGTGATGGGCGTGTTCGCGCCGCTGGTGGGCATCGTCGGCAGCCTGCAAGCCGCCGAGGCGCTCAAGCTCATGGCCGGCGCCGGCCGCAGCCTGGCGGGCCGCCTGCTGCTGATCGACGCGCTCGACATGGACATCCACACCATCCGCATCGCCCGCAACCCGCAATGCCCGGTGTGCGGCGATGCCGCGCGGGCCCAGGGCTCGGCGGCCTCATCCTTGACCACCGCTGGCGGCTGCGGCGCCAGCCCGCAGCGCAGTTGA
- a CDS encoding GMC family oxidoreductase, with translation MRDTTFDFIVIGAGTAGSLLANRLSADPSKSVLLIEAGGKDDYHWIHIPVGYLYCIGNPRTDWLYRTEPDAGLNGRTLRYPRGKVLGGCSSINGMIYMRGQARDYDAWAQQLGDESWNWNACLPDFIAHENHWRGDDPAEADPDFARWHGHGGEWRVEQQRLRWDVLDAFARAAQQAGIPATDDFNRGTNEGVSYFEVNQKAGWRWNAAKAFLRPTCYGRPNFELWTSAQVSRLRIDTQPDGSLRCSGVEVWTGQEMVTAHAKGEVILSAGAIGSPQILQLSGIGPAALLRQHGIAPVADLPGVGANLQDHLQIRAVFKVQGTRTLNTRAASAWGKAAIALEYALKRSGPMSMAPSQLGVFTRSSAQYTHPNIQYHVQPLSLDAFGEPLHGFDAFTASVCNLNPGSRGTVRITSPRFEDAPAIAPNYLSTEADRQVAADSLRLTRRIVAQPALAQYQPEEFKPGVQFRTDEELARLAGDIATTIFHPAGTTAMGRLDDPQAVVDTRLRLRDGRGSTIEGLRVVDAGVMPVIPSGNINSPTLMIAEKAARWIRVASSGT, from the coding sequence ATGCGCGACACCACCTTCGATTTCATCGTCATCGGCGCCGGCACCGCAGGCAGCCTGCTCGCCAACCGGCTGAGCGCCGACCCGAGCAAAAGCGTGCTGCTGATCGAGGCCGGCGGCAAGGACGACTACCACTGGATTCACATTCCGGTGGGCTATCTCTATTGCATCGGCAACCCGCGCACCGACTGGCTCTACCGGACCGAGCCGGACGCGGGCCTGAACGGCCGCACCCTGCGCTACCCGCGCGGCAAAGTGCTGGGCGGGTGCAGCAGCATCAACGGCATGATCTACATGCGCGGCCAGGCGCGCGACTACGACGCCTGGGCGCAGCAACTCGGCGACGAGTCCTGGAACTGGAACGCCTGCCTGCCCGACTTCATCGCCCACGAAAATCACTGGCGCGGCGACGACCCGGCCGAGGCCGACCCCGACTTCGCCCGATGGCACGGCCACGGCGGCGAATGGCGCGTGGAGCAGCAGCGCCTGCGCTGGGACGTTCTCGACGCCTTCGCCCGGGCCGCGCAGCAAGCCGGCATTCCCGCCACCGACGACTTCAACCGCGGCACGAACGAGGGCGTGAGCTACTTCGAGGTCAACCAGAAGGCGGGCTGGCGCTGGAACGCCGCCAAGGCGTTTCTGCGCCCCACCTGCTACGGCCGGCCCAACTTCGAGCTGTGGACCTCGGCGCAGGTTTCGCGCCTGCGCATCGACACCCAGCCCGACGGCAGCCTGCGTTGCAGCGGCGTGGAGGTGTGGACCGGCCAGGAGATGGTGACGGCGCACGCCAAGGGCGAAGTCATCCTCAGCGCCGGGGCGATCGGCTCGCCGCAAATCCTGCAACTCTCGGGCATCGGCCCGGCCGCCCTGCTGCGGCAGCATGGCATTGCGCCCGTGGCCGATCTGCCCGGGGTGGGCGCCAATCTGCAAGACCATCTGCAGATTCGCGCCGTGTTCAAGGTGCAGGGCACGCGCACCCTCAACACCCGCGCCGCCAGCGCCTGGGGCAAGGCCGCCATCGCGCTGGAATACGCGCTCAAGCGCAGCGGGCCGATGAGCATGGCGCCCAGCCAGCTCGGCGTGTTCACCCGCAGCAGCGCGCAGTACACGCACCCCAACATCCAGTATCACGTCCAGCCGCTGAGCCTGGATGCCTTCGGTGAACCGCTCCACGGCTTCGACGCCTTCACCGCCAGCGTCTGCAACCTCAACCCCGGCAGCCGCGGCACGGTGCGCATCACCAGTCCGCGCTTCGAAGACGCCCCGGCCATCGCGCCCAACTACCTGAGCACCGAGGCCGACCGGCAAGTGGCCGCCGACAGCCTGCGCCTCACCCGCCGCATCGTCGCCCAGCCGGCGCTGGCGCAGTACCAGCCGGAGGAATTCAAGCCCGGGGTTCAGTTCCGGACGGACGAAGAACTGGCGCGCCTGGCCGGCGACATCGCCACCACCATCTTCCACCCCGCCGGCACCACCGCGATGGGCCGCTTGGACGATCCGCAAGCCGTGGTCGACACCCGCCTGCGTCTGCGCGACGGACGCGGGAGCACCATCGAAGGCCTGCGCGTGGTGGATGCGGGCGTGATGCCCGTCATTCCCAGCGGCAACATCAACAGCCCGACGCTGATGATTGCGGAAAAGGCTGCGCGGTGGATCCGGGTCGCGTCATCCGGGACCTGA
- a CDS encoding type II toxin-antitoxin system VapC family toxin — MRLLLDTHIFLWAVAGSPLLKAPARRLIESADEVYVSAASIWEVAIKARLGKIETDPHALAAAIEASGFLELPVRATHAAGVAQLALHHNDPFDRLLMAQARVEPLRLVTVDAMLAKHSDVVVLV, encoded by the coding sequence ATGCGCCTGCTGCTGGACACGCACATCTTCTTGTGGGCCGTTGCGGGGTCACCGCTGCTCAAAGCCCCAGCCCGCCGCCTCATCGAGTCCGCCGACGAGGTCTACGTCTCGGCAGCCTCCATCTGGGAGGTCGCCATCAAGGCCCGCCTGGGAAAGATCGAGACAGACCCGCACGCGTTGGCGGCAGCCATCGAGGCGAGCGGGTTCCTGGAACTTCCCGTCAGAGCGACGCATGCTGCCGGCGTGGCCCAGCTTGCGCTTCACCACAACGACCCATTCGACCGGCTCCTGATGGCCCAAGCACGGGTCGAGCCGCTCAGGTTGGTCACTGTCGACGCGATGCTGGCCAAGCACAGCGACGTTGTGGTCCTGGTCTGA
- a CDS encoding CoA-acylating methylmalonate-semialdehyde dehydrogenase: MGAPEAFTATATVGHFIQGHATTGASGRSQPIYNPATGQVARQVALADASDVGTAVAAAQAAFPKWADTPPLRRARVLFKFLELMNQHRDTLAAMITAEHGKVFTDAQGEVTRGIEIIEFACGIPQLLKGDYTEQVSTGIDNWTMRQPLGVVAGVTPFNFPCMVPCWMFPVAIAAGNTFVLKPSPLDPSPSLLMAELFKQAGLPDGVFNVVQGDKAAVDALLEHPDVRAISFVGSTPVAHRIAQEAARFGKRAQALGGAKNHMVVMPDADLDQVVDALIGSAFGSAGERCMAISVGVLVRGVADKIMPRLIERTQQLKVKNGMELDAEMGPIVTAAARERISGMIASGVQQGAKLLVDGRNFTIAGHKPANGGPESQGFWLGGTLFDQVTPDMRIYQDEIFGPVLSCVRVPDFTAALDLVNAHAFGNGVACFTRDGHVAREFARRVQVGMVGINVPIPVPMAWHGFGGWKASLFGDMHAYGEEGVRFYTKQKSIMQRWPESTPKGAEFAMPTAK, translated from the coding sequence ATGGGTGCCCCAGAAGCCTTTACCGCCACGGCCACGGTCGGCCATTTCATTCAGGGCCACGCCACGACGGGCGCCAGCGGCCGCAGCCAGCCGATCTACAACCCGGCCACCGGCCAGGTGGCGCGCCAGGTCGCCCTGGCCGATGCCAGCGATGTCGGCACCGCGGTGGCCGCTGCGCAAGCGGCGTTTCCGAAGTGGGCCGACACCCCGCCGCTGCGCCGCGCGCGGGTGCTGTTCAAGTTTCTGGAGCTGATGAACCAGCACCGCGACACCCTCGCGGCGATGATCACCGCCGAGCATGGCAAGGTGTTCACCGACGCCCAGGGCGAGGTCACGCGCGGCATCGAAATCATCGAGTTCGCCTGCGGCATTCCGCAACTGCTCAAGGGCGACTACACCGAGCAAGTGTCCACCGGCATCGACAACTGGACCATGCGCCAGCCGCTGGGCGTGGTCGCCGGGGTCACGCCGTTCAACTTCCCCTGCATGGTGCCGTGCTGGATGTTCCCGGTGGCCATCGCCGCGGGCAACACCTTCGTGCTCAAGCCCAGCCCGCTCGACCCCTCCCCCAGCCTGCTCATGGCCGAGCTGTTCAAGCAGGCTGGCCTGCCCGACGGCGTGTTCAACGTGGTGCAGGGCGACAAGGCGGCGGTGGATGCGCTGCTGGAGCACCCGGACGTGCGCGCCATCAGTTTCGTCGGCTCCACGCCGGTGGCGCATCGCATCGCGCAGGAGGCGGCGCGCTTCGGCAAGCGGGCGCAGGCACTGGGCGGAGCGAAGAACCACATGGTGGTGATGCCCGACGCCGACCTCGACCAGGTGGTCGATGCGCTCATCGGCAGCGCTTTTGGCTCGGCCGGCGAACGCTGCATGGCCATTTCGGTGGGCGTGCTGGTGCGCGGCGTGGCCGACAAGATCATGCCCAGGCTGATCGAGCGCACGCAGCAGCTCAAGGTGAAGAACGGCATGGAACTGGACGCCGAGATGGGCCCCATCGTCACCGCCGCGGCGCGCGAGCGCATCAGCGGCATGATCGCCTCCGGCGTGCAGCAGGGCGCGAAACTGCTGGTCGATGGCCGCAACTTCACCATTGCTGGGCACAAGCCAGCGAACGGGGGCCCAGAATCTCAGGGCTTCTGGCTCGGCGGCACCCTGTTCGACCAGGTCACCCCCGACATGCGCATCTACCAGGACGAAATTTTCGGCCCGGTGCTGAGCTGCGTGCGCGTGCCCGACTTCACCGCCGCGCTCGATCTGGTGAACGCCCACGCCTTCGGCAACGGCGTGGCCTGCTTCACCCGCGACGGCCATGTGGCGCGCGAATTCGCCCGCCGCGTCCAGGTGGGCATGGTGGGCATCAACGTGCCCATTCCGGTGCCCATGGCCTGGCATGGCTTCGGCGGCTGGAAGGCCAGCCTGTTCGGCGACATGCACGCCTACGGCGAAGAAGGCGTGCGCTTCTACACCAAGCAAAAAAGCATCATGCAGCGCTGGCCGGAGAGCACGCCCAAGGGCGCCGAGTTCGCCATGCCGACGGCGAAGTAA
- a CDS encoding type II toxin-antitoxin system Phd/YefM family antitoxin, producing the protein MNIYDAKTRLSQLVDKAASGEDVVVCRNGKPLVRITRLQEPKRRIKFGLLKGKLTVPTDFDAPLPDDVLAGFEGR; encoded by the coding sequence GTGAACATCTACGACGCCAAGACCCGGCTGTCCCAACTGGTCGACAAGGCCGCCTCGGGAGAGGATGTGGTGGTCTGCCGCAACGGCAAGCCCCTGGTCCGCATCACTCGGCTGCAAGAGCCGAAGCGTCGCATCAAGTTTGGCCTCCTGAAGGGCAAGCTGACCGTCCCGACAGACTTCGACGCGCCTTTGCCCGACGATGTGCTGGCCGGCTTCGAGGGACGCTGA
- a CDS encoding LysR family transcriptional regulator has protein sequence MTSPIPPRDDLLWQQVHWLGVIASAGSLTAAAQRLGVSKAAVSQHLALLERRVGVPLVRRTTRALRLTEAGQGLVDDTVPAFAQIAHGVAAAHELAQAPRGLVRVTAPVALGRQHIAPHLLDFLRRYPDIRVELELSDRLVNLPQEGFDLAIRHVAAPPDSTVAWKLCATRSLLVAANGYLRRRGTPQHPDDLAGHDCLTYLRPGAAVWMFERTNEAGGTSQTEGQPERPPERVRVTVRGSLRANTTEVLREALLAGLGIALVPDFSVAKPRNMQRLQQVLPDWKPVGFFGDSIYAIRPWSPSAPRAVQLVVEHLRTALAGGFARLGLE, from the coding sequence ATGACCTCTCCCATTCCTCCCCGCGACGACCTGCTGTGGCAGCAGGTGCATTGGCTTGGCGTCATTGCCAGCGCCGGCAGCCTGACGGCGGCGGCGCAGCGCCTGGGCGTGTCCAAGGCCGCCGTGAGCCAGCATCTCGCCCTGCTGGAGCGCCGGGTGGGGGTGCCGTTGGTGCGGCGCACCACCCGCGCCCTGCGCCTGACCGAAGCCGGCCAGGGCCTGGTGGACGACACCGTGCCAGCCTTCGCGCAGATCGCCCATGGCGTGGCCGCGGCGCACGAACTGGCGCAGGCGCCGCGCGGGCTGGTACGCGTGACCGCCCCGGTGGCGCTGGGGCGGCAGCATATCGCCCCGCATCTGCTGGACTTCCTGCGGCGCTATCCCGACATTCGCGTCGAGCTGGAACTGTCGGACCGGCTGGTCAACCTGCCGCAAGAGGGCTTCGATCTGGCGATCCGCCATGTCGCCGCGCCGCCCGACAGCACCGTGGCCTGGAAGCTGTGCGCCACGCGCTCGCTGCTGGTGGCCGCGAACGGCTATTTGCGCAGGCGCGGCACGCCGCAACATCCGGACGATCTGGCCGGGCATGATTGCCTCACCTATCTGCGACCGGGCGCGGCGGTGTGGATGTTCGAGCGCACGAACGAAGCCGGTGGCACATCACAAACCGAGGGGCAGCCCGAACGGCCGCCCGAGCGGGTGCGCGTCACGGTGCGTGGGTCGCTGCGCGCCAACACCACCGAGGTTCTGCGCGAGGCCCTGCTGGCCGGCCTGGGCATCGCCCTGGTTCCCGACTTCAGCGTGGCCAAGCCGCGCAACATGCAGCGGCTCCAACAGGTCCTGCCTGACTGGAAGCCGGTGGGGTTTTTCGGCGACAGCATCTACGCCATCCGCCCCTGGAGCCCAAGCGCGCCCCGCGCGGTGCAACTGGTGGTGGAGCATCTGCGCACTGCGCTAGCTGGCGGTTTCGCGCGGTTGGGGCTTGAATGA